In Dunckerocampus dactyliophorus isolate RoL2022-P2 chromosome 14, RoL_Ddac_1.1, whole genome shotgun sequence, one DNA window encodes the following:
- the bcl11aa gene encoding BCL11 transcription factor A a isoform X3 — MTDGKEEPTTYTCTTCKQSYGSAWFLLQHAQNSHGFRIYLESEHGSPLTPRMGGPSSLGGGADCPSHPPLHGLHLPPDASPFNLLRIPGSGSGGRDSVGAGSALGAGAGVLHQRFPPTPPIFSPPPRNHLDHHHLSPEELALAAHHPSAFDRVLRLNPPLPMEPPPTMDFSRRLRELAGNTSGSTPPLSPSRPGPMQRLLQPFQTAVGSIGTGGGTGNKTPYLATPPPLPGSMQSPVGSQTTPTTPLTSAGATPSSNVPMKSKCCEFCGKAFKFQSNLIVHRRSHTGEKPYKCHLCDHACTQASKLKRHMKTHMHKSSSPNTGKSEDGLSTASSPEPGTSEHMGSASNALKSVVAKLKCENNRILRENGEEEEEEEEEEEEEEEEEEEEEEEGEEEEEHHGERAARRNNNSYHFGLNLDAARQHENNGSIGSRLGGVTDEGSIPRSLPEVMQGIGLAASMQHFSEALNAHKRNAIAQENHLHLHLNRGHPQNREMCDANSVPETDRGEEGSVSTVNGRGASPNESASVCLSKKLLLGSPSPLSPFSKRIKLEKEFDLPTPTIPNTENVYSQWLAGYAASRQLKDPFLNFGDSRQSPFASSSEHSSENGSLRFSTPPGELDGGMSGRSGTGSGGSTPHLGGPGRPSSKDGRRSDTCEYCGKVFKNCSNLTVHRRSHTGERPYKCELCNYACAQSSKLTRHMKTHGQVGKDVYKCEICQMPFSVYSTLEKHMKKWHSDRPMSTEIKSE, encoded by the coding sequence GCAAAGAAGAACCGACAACCTACACGTGCACTACATGTAAGCAGTCATATGGCAGCGCCTGGTTCCTGCTGCAGCATGCCCAGAACTCCCACGGTTTCCGTATCTACCTGGAAAGTGAACATGGCAGCCCCCTCACCCCGCGCATGGGTGGGCCATCCTCCCTGGGTGGGGGCGCAGATTGTCCTTCTCACCCTCCCCTTCACGGCCTCCATCTGCCTCCTGATGCAAGCCCCTTCAATCTCCTTCGAATCCCAGGCTCAGGCTCAGGGGGAAGGGACAGTGTGGGAGCAGGAAGTGCACTTGGGGCTGGTGCTGGGGTGCTTCATCAGCGTTTTCCTCCAACACCACCCATCTTCAGCCCCCCTCCAAGGAACCACCTGGACCACCACCACCTGAGCCCAGAGGAGCTGGCGCTGGCAGCCCACCACCCGAGTGCCTTTGACAGGGTGCTGCGCCTCAATCCTCCTCTTCCCATGGAACCCCCTCCGACAATGGACTTCTCCCGGCGGTTGCGGGAGCTGGCGGGTAACACCTCAGGGTCCACTCCTCCTCTATCCCCCAGCCGGCCTGGTCCCATGCAGCGCTTACTCCAGCCATTCCAGACAGCAGTAGGGAGCATCGGTACAGGAGGTGGAACGGGCAACAAAACCCCATATCTTGCAACACCCCCGCCTCTGCCAGGCTCCATGCAGTCACCAGTGGGCTCTCAGACCACTCCGACCACTCCGCTCACCTCTGCTGGAGCAACACCTTCCTCCAACGTTCCGATGAAATCAAAGTGTTGTGAGTTTTGCGGCAAAGCCTTCAAGTTTCAGAGTAACCTAATAGTGCACAGGCGCAGCCACACAGGAGAAAAGCCGTATAAATGCCATTTGTGTGACCATGCCTGCACTCAGGCGAGTAAATTGAAGCGCCACATGAAAACTCACATGCACAAATCCTCCTCGCCAAACACCGGCAAGTCAGAAGATGGACTTTCGACGGCCTCCTCTCCAGAGCCTGGCACCAGTGAACACATGGGCAGCGCAAGCAATGCCCTTAAGTCAGTTGTGGCAAAGCTCAAATGTGAAAACAACCGAATCCTGCGTGAAAatggagaggaagaggaggaggaagaagaggaagaagaggaggaggaagaagaagaggaagaagaggaagaagaaggagaggaagaggaggaacatcATGGAGAGAGGGCAGCTAGACGAAACAACAACAGCTACCACTTCGGCTTGAACCTTGACGCGGCACGTCAACATGAAAACAACGGCAGTATTGGAAGCAGACTAGGCGGAGTGACTGATGAGGGGTCCATTCCACGTTCACTCCCTGAGGTGATGCAGGGAATAGGTCTTGCAGCAAGCATGCAGCATTTCAGCGAAGCCCTTAATGCACACAAACGGAATGCAATTGCCCAAGAGaaccacctccacctccaccttaACAGAGGACATCCACAAAATCGGGAGATGTGTGATGCTAATTCAGTGCCGGAAACAGATCGTGGAGAGGAGGGCTCTGTCTCAACAGTCAACGGGCGCGGAGCATCCCCTAATGAGTCCGCCTCTGTCTGCCTTTCTAAGAAACTGCTTTTGGGTAGCCCAAGTCCACTTAGCCCTTTCTCTAAACGCATCAAGCTGGAAAAAGAATTTGACCTGCCCACCCCCACAATCCCCAACACAGAGAACGTCTACTCGCAGTGGCTGGCTGGCTACGCCGCTTCTCGACAACTCAAGGATCCTTTTCTGAACTTTGGGGATTCCAGACAATCGCCCTTTGCCTCTTCGTCCGAGCATTCCTCAGAGAATGGCAGTCTGCGTTTCTCAACTCCTCCGGGAGAACTCGATGGAGGGATGTCGGGCCGCAGTGGTACAGGCAGCGGGGGCAGCACACCTCATCTCGGGGGTCCAGGGAGGCCCAGTTCCAAGGACGGTCGAAGGAGTGATACTTGTGAGTATTGTGGCAAGGTGTTCAAGAACTGTAGTAATTTGACTGTGCACCGGCGCAGCCACACAGGGGAGAGGCCATACAAGTGTGAGCTTTGCAATTACGCTTGTGCCCAGAGCTCCAAACTTACCCGTCATATGAAGACCCATGGTCAGGTGGGCAAGGATGTGTACAAGTGTGAAATTTGTCAGATGCCCTTTAGTGTCTATAGCACCTTGgagaaacacatgaaaaaatggcACAGTGACCGTCCTATGAGTACCGAAATAAAGTCTGAGTAG